A window of Nicotiana sylvestris chromosome 8, ASM39365v2, whole genome shotgun sequence genomic DNA:
tggagaagttttattttgtgtctcatacaacttacattagttgtatgaggctcttttttgtctcacaaatttgtggaccctaatcttacacttctgggtccacaGAAATCTGGGTCCACAATAATGTGAGATAAAAAAGTTGCCTCATACAagtagtgtcagttgtatgagacacaaaataaaactttcCTGAAACTTGGAAGTACTGACTTTCATTATGTACAATGAAAGAGAAGAGAGATTGCAATTTGAAACAGAGTAGAGAGTGCAACAAAAAATAAGAATTTCTTGCGTTTCTTTTTGCTCAACTCTTTGGATTGTATGGAGTTGGCTGATTCTTCAGCTTGCTTTGCATGTCCGTTAATCTAAAGTTGATGTTCCCCTTCTACTGCCATTTAGTTTCAAgtcaaattttatttcaaaaatttcagcttatatagtgctgaaatttttacaaatgaactaaataacttcagcatcttctactgatgtttttgaaaaagcttaccaggacaaaaaaaacttcagcgtttttagtgctgaagtttttacgaatgaactaaataacttcagcattaCAAAactcagctactagaatgcttaagtccagcaaatagagaacaaaacttcagcactagaatgattaagttcagcaattacaaacaaaacaAGTTCatcaaatagagaacaaaacttcagcactagaatgcttaagttcagcaaatGGAGAACAAAACTTAagcactagaatgcttaagttcagcaattaaaAACAAAAATTTTAGTACACTTGGTCTACTTCAGGCCTGGCTACTAGagtgctgaagttttgcgtgattgcctttgctatttCAGCCCCGTATGTTGAAGTACCGCAAAAAAGTgggtacacttgcaatttttttttgcaaagcggccacaagttaaaacgtgacccaaaaaacgggtatagatgcaaatccccccTTATTGCAAGATCTATGAAGACAGATTgttaaaattaaaaaagaaaatgctatattttgattttatattaACTGTTTAATCACAAGTGTTTACGAGACAAAATTGAATTTTGAAGTTAAATCAGCAGATATCCACCAGCTCAATGTTCACATAATCGGCAATATCAACAGCCTAAGGTATCAATATCCCTGCAGTTTAAACTGCTTCAAGTACAGAATGGAAAACACAAAAAATAGCAAGCATATGCATAAAGAGTTTTTCATCCACCATAACATATTACTATATCAAAAATAGAGGCAGAACATCGATTCACTGACAAAATATTTGTTTCAAAACTAGATAACTAAAAAAGATACAAAAACTAGACAGCCTTCATAGTGGCTTATCACTTGTTAGATTTATGTTCCATGAATCACTCAACAGCTGAAAAATCAGATAAACTTAAGTAGCTGTCTTAAGCTCAGCAGCTACAGTGCTCGAATAAACCGGGTGAAGCGCATGACCATCCTTGGGCTCAACATGCACCCATTTGCGCCCACTCAGCTTGTGGCGCTCAAACTTAACACAGCCTTCTTTCAAAGCATAAAGCGTGTGATCCTTCCCAATTCCAACATAGTTTCCAGGATGAAATCGGGTTCCCCTTTGACGAACAATAATATTTCCAGGTATCACTCTCTGCATGTAAAAAAACTGTGTTACAAAAAGAATACTGATGTTGGTAAGAAGGCATGCTCTATATGCAACATTGGAACAGAAAAGTTTCTCCTAAACTGATTAATGCTTCATCCCATTTTTCCACAAGCAGAGATTTTTTTACCTCTCCACCAAATTTCTTCACGCCTAGATTCTTCGGTTTTGAATCACGGCCATTCTTTGTAGACCCTGCTGTCTTTTTAGTAGCCCACCTCCTAAACATCAAGCTCAATCCATCTCCGGAAACATCTTAAATTTGCCCAAAGGAAACATATGTCAGAGTTTCTAAACATTTCATCTATTTCCAAAGCACATGCTTTAGCAAAGAGTGCAACAAGATACGTACCCCTAGCGGTATTGTAAGCAGGTGTGCCTGTTACCAGCTCTCTGATATTTAACCTCCTAAACAACGATGCTGCAGTATTCATCATGTAATTCACCAAAACCAAATCTGGGGTTGAAGAAACGGATTAGAAGTTACGTTAACTACAAGTCTACAACATTACTTCATCTATGCAACGGTATGAGCATTTGCAACTAATCAACTATTTGATTAAGCTCATATACAACAAATTCTGAACAGATCCACCGTATCATGTAAACGGTAAAActaggaagaaaaggaaaactgAGTCAAATTGACACCTCGCCCTCCAGAGTCCTGCCATTGATTCTGGGGATCTGGAAAGTGAAAGTTCCAATTATTTGGATTTTCCTGTGGTTTTGCTTGCTGCCCCTTCTCTCAAACCCCGTTGGGAATTTCTGATCTCTACTTAATACTTACTTTAAAACCTTCCAACCACCATTTATTTCCCTAATACTCCACTCCGTAATGAAGGGGATTCTACCCAGCCACAGAGCAGCAGAGACAAAgcattttttttattgattccactTTCTACTAACTAGTAGTTCGGGGCTAGTTGATTTGTCTCTCTACTAACCAATAATCACATTCTAAATTGTTAGAGAATTTAACTATCAATTCTCTATCATATTAACGTCGCTCAGAGATCGGTTTAGATGAATTAATTTAATTCTATGGAAATTTTAAATTAATTCAAGGCTCATTTGGAAGGAGGAAACCCTAATCCTTTCAACCTGTCATAAAATGCCTAAGAAAATTTAGATTTGAAGCACAATGTCTAATCAAAATTTGGGTCTGTAATACAAACTCAATCCCGGTTATTTCAGCCTGTATTTGGAATTTTTTTTCAATTGACAATTAGATGacatttcatcttctttttctaaaaaaaatccaGATATTTGCATCCAAACGGATCTATGTCAAATACTACCATTTGGGATTGTTAGAAATAGGAATTGTGTTGGCTGAATAATTAGAAAGATTTGGTAAATGACTTTACATTTTGAAATTGCACCCAACTGGTAAACGCTCAATATAACCTGTAATATAAGTTTTAGTCTTCAAATGATCAAATTACTAATACTCGCAAAAGAAAAGCAGATTAGTAAA
This region includes:
- the LOC104233942 gene encoding uncharacterized protein isoform X1, producing the protein MIIVSIDLVLVNYMMNTAASLFRRLNIRELVTGTPAYNTARDVSGDGLSLMFRRWATKKTAGSTKNGRDSKPKNLGVKKFGGERVIPGNIIVRQRGTRFHPGNYVGIGKDHTLYALKEGCVKFERHKLSGRKWVHVEPKDGHALHPVYSSTVAAELKTAT
- the LOC104233942 gene encoding uncharacterized protein isoform X2, which encodes MMNTAASLFRRLNIRELVTGTPAYNTARDVSGDGLSLMFRRWATKKTAGSTKNGRDSKPKNLGVKKFGGERVIPGNIIVRQRGTRFHPGNYVGIGKDHTLYALKEGCVKFERHKLSGRKWVHVEPKDGHALHPVYSSTVAAELKTAT